One window of the Emcibacter sp. genome contains the following:
- a CDS encoding FtsK/SpoIIIE family DNA translocase produces MTNRRKNIKKSAKKALLPEAVTEFLKKALIRSWGAVLVLVALAAYASFVSYDIHDPSWNNEVVGGVGNWLGAPGAYVADLLIQSLGLGAVVLVFPFLTWGWRVISLQGLPFMFRHLLLLPVVVLLASLASSLFPANSHWPLTTGMGGILGDLLKDNLMSVWAMTGVEAYPVLMGLVALGLMLLCLLYVLGLEREEWRAIGRFLVKSTLRGAAGIGSGMRWVAAQLRREPVESGNVIDVSGKKKKARKEPVIQKTAEPVEQKSIPVVDTPKPREARSRREEKEKQPMLDIIGDGEFALPPLSLLSKAQPLGKDEKLSREALEQNARMLESVLDDFGVQGEITQVRPGPVVTLYELEPSPGTKSSRVINLADDIARSMSAISARVAVVPGKNAIGIELPNSKREIVALRELLTSPAYEDSKAKLPLTLGKDIGGEPIIADLAAMPHLLVAGTTGSGKSVAINVMILSLLYKLTPEQCRLIMIDPKMLELSVYDNIPHLLTPVVTDPKKAVVALKWAVQEMDHRYQNIAKLQVRNISAYNQRLEQARKKGEDIVRRVQTGFNPESGEPVYEEEHLDLTPLPMIVIVVDEMADLMLVAGKDIEVLIQRLAQKARAAGIHLIMATQRPSVDVITGTIKANLATRISFQVTSKIDSRTILGEQGAEQLLGMGDMLYMAGGGRITRVHGPFVRDEEVERVADELRKQGWPDYLENITEEPDEGYDNTFLQHAVSDGNGGKSGSGDDLYDQAVAIVARDGKASTSYVQRQLQIGYNRAANIIDRMEREGVVSAANHVGKREVLIQDHSGGN; encoded by the coding sequence TTGACTAACAGACGGAAAAATATAAAGAAATCGGCAAAAAAGGCCCTGCTTCCCGAAGCGGTGACGGAGTTCCTGAAAAAAGCTTTGATCCGCAGTTGGGGGGCCGTGCTGGTCCTTGTGGCCCTGGCGGCCTATGCATCTTTTGTCAGCTATGACATTCATGACCCCAGCTGGAATAACGAGGTTGTGGGAGGGGTTGGCAACTGGCTCGGCGCACCGGGCGCTTATGTGGCGGACCTGCTGATCCAGTCGCTTGGTCTGGGCGCTGTCGTGCTGGTTTTTCCGTTTCTGACCTGGGGCTGGCGGGTGATTTCCCTGCAGGGACTGCCGTTTATGTTCCGTCATCTTCTGCTTTTGCCAGTGGTTGTGCTTCTGGCATCGCTGGCCAGCTCGCTTTTTCCGGCCAACTCCCATTGGCCCCTGACTACAGGGATGGGCGGCATTCTCGGGGACCTGCTGAAAGATAATCTGATGTCCGTCTGGGCCATGACGGGGGTAGAGGCCTATCCTGTTCTCATGGGACTTGTAGCCCTGGGCCTGATGCTTCTCTGCCTTTTGTATGTGCTTGGCCTGGAACGGGAAGAATGGCGCGCCATTGGCCGCTTCCTGGTCAAAAGCACACTCCGGGGGGCAGCTGGAATCGGGTCCGGTATGCGGTGGGTTGCCGCACAGCTGCGCCGTGAGCCGGTCGAGAGCGGCAATGTCATCGACGTCAGCGGTAAAAAGAAAAAGGCCCGCAAAGAGCCGGTGATCCAGAAAACGGCGGAACCTGTTGAGCAGAAGTCGATACCGGTTGTGGATACGCCAAAACCGAGGGAAGCCAGAAGCCGACGGGAAGAAAAAGAAAAACAGCCGATGCTGGATATTATTGGTGACGGGGAATTCGCCCTGCCGCCGCTCAGCCTGCTCAGCAAGGCCCAGCCACTGGGTAAGGATGAAAAACTTTCCCGGGAGGCGCTTGAACAGAATGCAAGAATGCTGGAATCGGTGCTGGATGATTTCGGTGTGCAGGGGGAAATTACCCAGGTCCGGCCCGGTCCGGTGGTCACCCTCTACGAGCTTGAACCTTCTCCGGGGACCAAATCCTCCCGGGTGATCAATCTGGCCGATGACATCGCCCGCAGCATGAGCGCCATATCCGCCCGTGTGGCGGTGGTGCCGGGCAAGAACGCTATCGGTATTGAACTGCCCAACAGCAAGCGGGAGATCGTTGCGCTCAGGGAACTGCTGACCAGTCCGGCCTATGAGGACAGCAAGGCCAAACTGCCGTTGACATTGGGCAAGGATATCGGCGGCGAGCCGATTATTGCGGATCTGGCGGCGATGCCGCATCTTCTGGTGGCCGGGACCACAGGGTCCGGGAAATCAGTGGCCATCAATGTGATGATCCTGTCGCTGCTCTATAAACTGACGCCGGAACAGTGCCGTCTGATCATGATCGATCCGAAAATGCTGGAATTGTCGGTCTATGACAATATTCCCCATCTGCTGACCCCGGTGGTGACGGATCCGAAAAAAGCCGTTGTCGCACTGAAATGGGCGGTGCAGGAAATGGATCATCGCTACCAGAATATCGCCAAGCTGCAGGTGCGCAACATCAGTGCCTATAACCAGCGCCTGGAACAGGCCCGCAAGAAGGGGGAGGATATCGTGCGCCGTGTGCAGACCGGTTTCAACCCGGAAAGTGGCGAACCTGTCTATGAGGAAGAGCATCTGGACCTGACCCCGCTGCCGATGATTGTCATTGTGGTTGACGAGATGGCCGACCTGATGCTGGTGGCGGGCAAGGATATCGAGGTGCTGATCCAGCGTCTGGCCCAGAAAGCCAGGGCGGCGGGCATTCACCTGATCATGGCAACCCAGCGTCCGTCGGTGGATGTGATCACCGGCACCATCAAGGCCAACCTGGCCACCCGTATCAGTTTCCAGGTGACCTCGAAAATCGACAGCCGCACCATTCTTGGTGAGCAGGGGGCGGAACAGCTTCTGGGCATGGGCGACATGCTCTATATGGCCGGCGGCGGGCGGATTACCCGTGTGCACGGTCCCTTTGTCAGGGACGAGGAAGTGGAACGTGTGGCTGATGAACTGCGCAAGCAGGGCTGGCCGGACTATTTGGAGAATATCACCGAAGAGCCGGACGAGGGCTATGATAACACCTTCCTGCAGCATGCGGTCAGTGATGGTAATGGCGGTAAATCCGGCAGCGGCGACGATCTGTATGACCAGGCCGTGGCGATTGTTGCCCGGGACGGCAAGGCGTCGACCAGTTATGTGCAGCGGCAGCTTCAGATCGGCTACAACAGGGCTGCCAATATCATTGACCGGATGGAACGGGAAGGGGTGGTCAGCGCCGCCAACCATGTTGGCAAGCGCGAGGTGCTGATCCAGGATCACAGCGGCGGAAACTGA
- a CDS encoding aminotransferase class I/II-fold pyridoxal phosphate-dependent enzyme encodes MLNSRLKALPDYPFPRMRALLSDIAPGDPSGLNMSVGEPQHAVPDFVADILDRERAAYHKYPPVAGTEDWQEAVAGWLERRFSIAPGHLGGDHLVPLSGSREGLFSIGFVTIDRRKDGQVPLVLMPNPFYQPYAGAAIGANAEPYYVNAEADNGFLPDYESLPEQVLRRTALCFICNPANPQGSLASLDYLKKAIRLARKYDFVVVGDECYSEIYDAEVPAGILQACMELVAEGEGDKDNPFHNVVCFNSLSKRSNLAGLRSAFMAGDPVIAGEFRRLRNYGGSPLPLPVYAASAAAWRDEKHVIENRTLYRRKFDLAEKYLAGRFDFSRPAGGFCLWLNVGDGEQATRRLWQEAGIRVLPGAYLARPGQNGVNPGSGYIRLVLVHGEDLLEPALAKIATIL; translated from the coding sequence TTGCTGAATTCCCGCCTGAAGGCCCTGCCGGACTATCCCTTTCCCCGCATGCGGGCGTTGCTCAGTGATATTGCCCCCGGTGATCCGTCAGGATTGAATATGTCCGTAGGCGAACCCCAGCACGCGGTGCCGGATTTTGTCGCCGATATTCTGGACCGGGAACGGGCGGCCTATCACAAATATCCACCGGTTGCCGGGACCGAAGACTGGCAGGAGGCGGTGGCAGGCTGGCTGGAGCGCAGATTTTCCATTGCCCCGGGTCATCTCGGCGGCGACCATCTGGTGCCTCTGTCCGGCAGCCGGGAAGGACTGTTTTCAATTGGTTTTGTGACCATTGATCGCCGCAAGGACGGCCAGGTGCCGCTGGTGCTGATGCCAAATCCCTTTTATCAGCCCTATGCCGGGGCAGCGATCGGGGCCAATGCCGAACCTTATTATGTGAATGCTGAGGCGGACAACGGTTTTCTGCCGGATTATGAAAGCCTGCCGGAACAGGTGCTGCGGCGGACGGCGCTCTGTTTTATCTGCAACCCGGCCAACCCCCAGGGCAGCCTGGCCTCGCTCGATTATCTGAAAAAAGCAATCCGGCTGGCCCGGAAATACGACTTTGTTGTTGTGGGCGATGAATGTTATTCGGAAATTTATGATGCCGAAGTGCCGGCCGGGATTCTGCAGGCCTGTATGGAACTGGTCGCGGAGGGTGAGGGTGATAAAGACAATCCTTTCCACAATGTGGTCTGTTTTAATTCGTTGTCGAAACGATCAAATCTGGCCGGCCTGAGGTCGGCCTTTATGGCCGGTGACCCGGTCATTGCCGGTGAATTCCGGCGACTGCGGAATTACGGCGGATCACCCTTGCCGTTGCCGGTTTATGCGGCGTCTGCTGCGGCCTGGCGGGACGAAAAACATGTGATTGAAAACCGCACACTTTACCGGCGCAAGTTCGACCTGGCGGAAAAATACCTGGCGGGCCGGTTTGATTTTAGCCGGCCGGCCGGTGGCTTCTGCCTGTGGCTCAATGTAGGGGACGGGGAGCAGGCAACAAGAAGGCTGTGGCAAGAAGCCGGAATCAGGGTCCTGCCCGGGGCCTATCTGGCACGGCCGGGGCAAAATGGGGTCAATCCCGGGAGCGGTTATATCCGTCTGGTGCTGGTGCACGGGGAAGACCTGCTGGAACCCGCTCTGGCCAAAATTGCCACAATTTTATAG
- a CDS encoding outer membrane lipoprotein carrier protein LolA — MNKLLLMTFLAISGFFLAAPAALAVERAAQAEVTTVEPAPSLVTGEDRTQVIARIEESLNTIKSLTAQFIQRAPDGAVSEGTVFLERPGKLRFDYEDDLPFLIVSDGTMLSFVDYEVDQVTRWPISKTPLGILVDETVSLSGKIEVPEIIRFAGLLKVPVVDKERDEQGYITLIFEESTMELRAWEVMDAQGYLTRVALVNPQYNVDIDKKRFTFKDPRPVSKRPFQGPRR, encoded by the coding sequence ATGAATAAACTTCTCTTGATGACTTTCCTGGCCATTAGCGGGTTTTTCCTTGCTGCTCCGGCTGCTCTGGCGGTTGAGCGGGCAGCCCAGGCAGAGGTGACGACGGTGGAGCCGGCACCAAGTCTGGTGACCGGCGAAGACAGGACGCAGGTCATTGCCCGGATTGAAGAAAGCCTCAATACAATCAAGAGCCTGACCGCACAGTTTATCCAGCGGGCGCCCGATGGCGCGGTATCGGAAGGCACCGTTTTTCTGGAACGTCCGGGCAAGCTCCGGTTTGATTATGAAGACGACTTGCCTTTCCTCATTGTCAGTGACGGAACGATGCTGAGCTTTGTGGATTATGAGGTGGACCAGGTCACCCGCTGGCCGATCAGCAAGACGCCGCTTGGTATTCTTGTGGATGAAACGGTCAGCCTGTCAGGCAAGATCGAAGTCCCTGAAATCATCCGTTTTGCCGGCCTGCTCAAGGTGCCGGTGGTTGACAAGGAGCGCGATGAGCAGGGTTATATCACTCTGATTTTTGAAGAATCCACCATGGAACTCAGGGCCTGGGAGGTCATGGATGCCCAGGGGTACCTGACCCGCGTCGCACTGGTCAATCCGCAATATAATGTGGATATTGACAAGAAGCGGTTTACCTTCAAGGATCCCCGCCCGGTCAGCAAAAGGCCGTTTCAGGGACCACGAAGATAG
- a CDS encoding ammonium transporter: MEAFKSGADVFFVLIGAILVFAMHSGFAFLEVGTVRRKNQVNALVKIISDFGMSTVAYFFVGYGVAYGVSFLASAAEISGMTGEAFAANGYDLVKFFFLLTFAAAIPAIISGGIAERARFGSQLLATAVIVGLVYPFFEGMVWGDTLNFQGMMEEVFGAPFHDFAGSIVVHAVGGWLALGAVVLLGARKGRYRKDGSPVGIPPSNIPFLALGSWILCIGWFGFNVMSAQAVDSASGLVAMNSLLAMVGGILAALVVGRNDPGFVHNGALAGLVAVCAGSDIMHPVGALVVGAVAGVIFVNLFVICQEKWKIDDVLGVWPLHGLCGLWGGIAAGIFGLEALWGLGGVTFLSQLVGSLIGAAFALVAGFAVYGVIRQFMGIRLDEEEEFRGADLSIHKISAYPEEDLTMK; the protein is encoded by the coding sequence ATGGAAGCCTTTAAATCGGGCGCCGACGTATTCTTTGTACTGATCGGCGCCATACTCGTATTCGCCATGCATTCCGGTTTCGCCTTTCTTGAGGTGGGAACCGTCCGGCGCAAAAACCAGGTCAATGCCCTGGTCAAAATCATCTCAGACTTTGGCATGTCGACTGTGGCCTATTTCTTTGTCGGCTACGGCGTTGCTTATGGTGTGAGTTTTCTAGCCAGTGCGGCAGAAATCAGCGGCATGACCGGGGAGGCCTTTGCGGCCAATGGTTATGACCTGGTCAAATTTTTCTTTCTGCTGACCTTTGCCGCCGCCATACCGGCGATTATTTCCGGCGGAATTGCAGAGCGCGCCAGGTTCGGCTCCCAGCTTCTGGCAACGGCCGTGATTGTCGGGCTGGTTTATCCTTTCTTTGAGGGGATGGTCTGGGGCGACACCCTCAATTTCCAGGGCATGATGGAAGAGGTCTTCGGGGCACCCTTCCATGACTTTGCCGGTTCCATTGTCGTGCATGCGGTCGGCGGCTGGCTGGCGCTCGGCGCGGTGGTTCTGTTGGGTGCCCGCAAGGGCCGCTATCGCAAGGATGGCTCGCCGGTTGGTATTCCACCGTCAAATATCCCTTTCCTTGCTCTTGGCTCCTGGATTCTCTGTATCGGCTGGTTCGGCTTTAACGTGATGAGCGCCCAGGCGGTGGACAGCGCCAGCGGCCTTGTCGCCATGAACAGCCTGCTGGCCATGGTCGGCGGTATCCTTGCGGCTCTTGTGGTCGGTCGAAACGACCCGGGTTTCGTGCACAACGGCGCCCTTGCCGGTCTCGTGGCGGTCTGTGCCGGTTCCGACATCATGCACCCCGTGGGGGCACTGGTTGTCGGTGCGGTGGCCGGCGTGATCTTTGTTAATCTTTTTGTCATCTGCCAGGAAAAATGGAAAATCGACGATGTGCTGGGGGTCTGGCCCCTGCATGGCCTGTGCGGCCTGTGGGGCGGGATCGCTGCCGGTATCTTCGGTCTCGAGGCCCTGTGGGGCCTGGGCGGCGTGACCTTCCTGTCCCAGCTGGTCGGCAGCCTGATCGGGGCGGCCTTCGCCCTTGTCGCCGGATTTGCAGTTTACGGCGTGATCCGCCAGTTCATGGGCATTCGTCTTGACGAGGAAGAGGAATTCCGCGGCGCTGACCTGAGTATCCACAAGATCTCGGCCTATCCGGAAGAAGACCTGACCATGAAATAG